One Thauera sp. K11 DNA window includes the following coding sequences:
- a CDS encoding ComF family protein, translating into MSNAPDALRGLLLYVADLLMPQECFVCGSHADGQAVCDACRGELPFHAAAACPVCAEPTADGLTCGRCLRHPPAFDATRAVFDYAFPVEAMLHALKYGHRLALSDFFAGELVRLAADLRLQADLVLPMPLHPQRLAERGFNQAVEIARPLARASGLPMELASVRRIRNTVAQAGLDREMRLRNTRGAFVCKVPLDGLRIAVVDDVMTTGATLDELARVLKQRGAAWVGNFVIARTPVPD; encoded by the coding sequence TTGTCAAACGCCCCCGACGCCCTGCGTGGCCTGTTGCTGTATGTCGCCGACCTGTTGATGCCGCAGGAGTGTTTCGTCTGCGGCAGCCATGCGGACGGCCAGGCGGTGTGCGATGCATGCCGTGGCGAACTGCCCTTCCACGCGGCCGCTGCCTGTCCGGTGTGTGCGGAGCCGACGGCCGACGGGCTCACCTGCGGCCGCTGCCTGCGCCATCCCCCCGCCTTCGATGCGACGCGGGCCGTCTTCGACTACGCGTTTCCGGTCGAGGCGATGCTGCATGCGCTGAAATACGGCCATCGCCTCGCGCTGTCGGATTTCTTCGCCGGCGAATTGGTTCGTCTGGCGGCCGACCTGCGGCTGCAGGCCGACCTCGTCCTGCCGATGCCGCTGCATCCGCAGCGGCTGGCCGAGCGCGGTTTCAACCAGGCGGTGGAGATCGCGCGTCCGCTCGCGCGCGCCAGCGGTCTGCCGATGGAACTGGCGTCGGTGCGGCGCATCCGCAACACGGTCGCGCAGGCCGGGCTCGACCGCGAGATGCGGCTGCGAAACACGCGCGGCGCCTTCGTCTGCAAGGTACCGCTGGACGGCCTGCGGATTGCAGTCGTCGACGACGTCATGACGACGGGCGCCACGCTGGACGAACTGGCGCGGGTGCTGAAGCAGCGGGGTGCGGCCTGGGTCGGCAATTTCGTCATCGCCCGCACGCCGGTGCCGGATTGA
- a CDS encoding methyltransferase domain-containing protein: protein MTSRPQDSAPGDAAAAGDAFHLDRHLLRRRFARAAATSDGADPLIREIARRMDERLDYIRLAPKRILDLGCGTGADLERLGERFPEAQVIAADFALPMLARARARKPSAPPGGLLRRLLGGGGKPLPAVAADARSLPFAHGTLGMVWSNLMLAALDDPLPALQEIHRVLEVGGLLMFSTLGPDTLRELRAVLPAGSGERVHRFIDMHDIGDTLVKAGFADPVMDMEMLTLTYADLDGLFADLRATGSTNASTARPRGLSGRRAWSEARAAYERLRSGGRLPASFEIIQGHAWKAAPKTAADGRSIVRFHPRPLPH from the coding sequence ATGACATCCCGCCCCCAAGACTCCGCACCCGGAGATGCAGCCGCCGCCGGCGACGCCTTCCATCTCGACCGCCACCTGCTCCGGCGCCGCTTCGCCCGCGCCGCCGCCACTTCCGACGGCGCCGATCCGCTGATCCGCGAGATCGCCCGGCGCATGGACGAGCGCCTAGACTACATCCGCCTCGCCCCGAAGCGCATCCTCGACCTCGGCTGCGGCACCGGCGCCGACCTCGAACGGCTGGGAGAGCGCTTTCCCGAAGCCCAGGTGATCGCCGCGGACTTCGCCCTGCCGATGCTCGCACGGGCGCGCGCGCGCAAGCCGTCGGCCCCGCCGGGCGGCCTGTTGCGCAGGCTGCTTGGCGGCGGAGGCAAGCCGCTGCCGGCCGTCGCCGCCGACGCCCGCAGCCTGCCCTTCGCGCACGGCACGCTGGGCATGGTGTGGTCCAACCTCATGCTTGCCGCGCTCGACGACCCGCTGCCCGCATTGCAGGAAATCCACCGGGTGCTCGAGGTCGGCGGCCTGCTGATGTTCTCCACCCTGGGGCCCGACACCCTGCGCGAACTGCGTGCCGTCCTGCCTGCCGGCAGCGGCGAACGGGTACACCGTTTCATCGATATGCACGACATCGGCGACACGCTGGTGAAGGCCGGCTTCGCCGATCCGGTGATGGACATGGAAATGCTCACCCTGACCTATGCCGATCTCGACGGCCTCTTCGCCGACCTTCGCGCCACGGGCAGCACCAACGCCAGCACCGCGCGCCCACGCGGGCTGTCGGGCCGGCGCGCATGGTCCGAGGCCCGCGCGGCCTATGAAAGGCTGCGCAGCGGCGGACGTCTCCCGGCAAGCTTCGAGATCATCCAGGGCCACGCCTGGAAGGCCGCACCGAAAACCGCGGCAGACGGACGCAGCATCGTGCGCTTCCACCCCCGCCCCCTGCCGCACTGA
- the hemB gene encoding porphobilinogen synthase, with protein MRPTPAFPVTRMRRMRRDEFSRRLMRESVLTTDDLIYPVFVLEGQDRTEAVPSMPGVSRVSLDNLLRVAEEAQTLGVPALALFPVIDAARKSDGAEEAWNPDGLVPRVVQALKERFPALGVITDVALDPYTSHGQDGLIARDDPRAYVMNDETLEALAKQALCHAQAGADVVAPSDMMDGRVARIRAELDAGGRIHTRILAYSAKYASSFYGPFRDAVGSAGNLGAGNKYTYQMDPANSDEAIREVAMDIAEGADMFMVKPGLPYLDIVRRVKAELQVPTYVYQVSGEYAMLKAAAANGWLDGKACAMEALLAFKRAGADGILTYFALDAARWLKAGA; from the coding sequence ATGCGACCCACTCCCGCCTTTCCCGTCACCCGCATGCGCCGCATGCGGCGGGACGAATTCTCGCGCCGCCTGATGCGCGAATCCGTGCTCACGACCGATGATCTGATCTACCCGGTTTTCGTCCTCGAAGGACAGGACCGTACCGAGGCCGTGCCGTCGATGCCGGGCGTCAGCCGCGTCTCGCTCGACAATCTGCTGCGCGTCGCCGAAGAGGCGCAGACGCTCGGCGTGCCGGCGCTGGCGCTGTTCCCGGTGATCGACGCGGCGCGCAAGTCCGACGGCGCCGAGGAAGCCTGGAATCCGGATGGCCTCGTGCCGCGCGTGGTGCAGGCGCTGAAGGAGCGCTTCCCGGCGCTCGGCGTGATCACCGACGTCGCGCTCGACCCCTATACCAGCCACGGCCAGGACGGACTCATCGCGCGCGACGACCCGCGCGCCTACGTGATGAACGACGAGACCCTCGAGGCGCTCGCCAAGCAGGCGCTGTGCCATGCGCAGGCGGGCGCCGACGTGGTGGCGCCGTCCGACATGATGGACGGGCGGGTCGCCCGCATCCGCGCCGAACTCGATGCCGGCGGCCGCATCCACACCCGCATCCTGGCCTATTCGGCGAAATACGCCTCCAGCTTCTATGGGCCGTTCCGCGACGCGGTGGGCTCGGCCGGCAACCTCGGCGCGGGCAACAAGTACACCTACCAGATGGACCCGGCCAACAGCGACGAAGCCATCCGCGAGGTGGCGATGGACATCGCCGAGGGGGCGGACATGTTCATGGTGAAGCCCGGCCTGCCCTACCTCGACATCGTGCGCCGGGTGAAGGCCGAGCTGCAGGTGCCGACCTATGTCTATCAGGTCAGCGGCGAATACGCGATGCTGAAGGCCGCGGCGGCCAACGGCTGGCTGGACGGGAAGGCGTGCGCGATGGAGGCGCTGCTCGCGTTCAAGCGTGCCGGCGCCGACGGCATCCTGACCTATTTCGCGCTCGACGCCGCGCGCTGGCTGAAGGCGGGCGCGTGA
- a CDS encoding ArsR/SmtB family transcription factor yields MNKDDILALIDKDEHIETAARALKAIAHPLRLKILCVLGDSEVCVQDIVEAVGTSQSNISQHLAILRDKGVLQTRKDANRVYYRVGDQRTLQLIGLMREVFCGPTPET; encoded by the coding sequence GTGAACAAAGACGACATCCTCGCGCTCATCGACAAGGACGAGCACATCGAGACCGCCGCGCGCGCACTCAAGGCCATCGCCCATCCGCTGCGCCTGAAGATCCTCTGCGTGCTCGGCGACAGCGAAGTGTGCGTGCAGGACATCGTGGAAGCGGTCGGCACCTCGCAGAGCAACATCTCCCAGCATCTCGCGATCCTGCGCGACAAGGGTGTCCTGCAGACGCGCAAGGATGCAAACCGGGTGTACTACCGTGTGGGCGACCAGCGCACGCTGCAGTTGATCGGCCTCATGCGCGAAGTATTCTGCGGCCCCACCCCCGAGACTTGA
- a CDS encoding pyrimidine 5'-nucleotidase: MASLPIWLFDLDNTLHDASPHIFPHINRSMTEYLERHLSLGREEANALRKRYWERYGATLLGLMRHHGTDPRHFLVETHRFERLHEMMVFDRALRGMLRRLPGRRIVFSNAPRHYARAALEVMGVAGEFEEVVGIEDLDYQPKPGIQAYRRLLSARRLNPSRCIMVEDTAANLRTAKRLGMRTVLVSRGLRTPAYVDIKLASVLDLRRQLGRLIA, translated from the coding sequence ATGGCTTCCCTTCCGATCTGGCTCTTCGATCTCGACAACACGCTGCACGACGCCAGCCCGCACATCTTCCCGCACATCAACCGCAGCATGACCGAATACCTGGAGCGGCACCTGTCGCTCGGCCGGGAGGAGGCCAATGCGCTGCGCAAGCGCTACTGGGAGCGCTACGGCGCGACCCTGCTGGGCCTGATGCGGCACCACGGCACCGATCCGCGGCACTTCCTCGTCGAGACGCACCGCTTCGAGCGCCTGCACGAGATGATGGTGTTCGACCGCGCCTTGCGCGGCATGCTGCGCAGGCTGCCGGGGCGCCGGATCGTGTTCTCGAATGCGCCGCGGCACTACGCGCGGGCGGCGCTGGAAGTCATGGGCGTCGCCGGCGAATTCGAGGAGGTGGTCGGCATCGAGGACCTGGACTATCAGCCCAAGCCGGGTATCCAGGCCTACCGGCGGCTGTTGTCGGCGCGCCGCCTCAATCCGTCGCGCTGCATCATGGTCGAGGACACGGCGGCGAACCTGCGCACCGCCAAGCGGCTGGGCATGCGTACCGTGCTGGTGAGCCGCGGCCTGCGCACGCCCGCCTACGTCGACATCAAGCTCGCCTCGGTGCTCGACCTGCGGCGCCAACTCGGACGCCTGATCGCCTGA
- a CDS encoding NAD(P)H-dependent glycerol-3-phosphate dehydrogenase, producing the protein MRRISVFGAGAWGTALAQSFADHHRVRLWGRDHRLMDELCRTRENRRYLPDIRLSDALEFEPDFARAAQGADLHLVVTPLAGLRETVRTLDRIAPGVPLLWACKGLEAGSGKLPHEIITEEIGAAARCGVLTGPSFAAEVARGLPTAITLAAADLAFAETWVGMLHQPRLRIYANTDLVGCEIGGAVKNVMAIAAGVSDGMGFGLNARAALITRGLAEIARLGRALGGRGETLMGLAGVGDLILTCTGDLSRNRRVGLALAQGKSLADILRDLGHVAEGVSTAREVVSLARRQQVEMPICEAVDALLHHGRGARAAVEQLLARDPRHE; encoded by the coding sequence ATGCGCCGCATCAGCGTCTTCGGCGCCGGCGCGTGGGGCACCGCGCTCGCCCAGTCCTTCGCCGACCATCACCGCGTGCGCCTGTGGGGGCGAGACCACAGGCTGATGGACGAATTGTGCCGCACGCGCGAAAACCGGCGCTATCTGCCGGACATCCGGCTCAGCGACGCGCTCGAATTCGAACCGGATTTCGCCCGCGCGGCGCAGGGGGCCGACCTGCACCTGGTCGTCACGCCGCTGGCCGGCCTGCGCGAAACGGTGCGGACGCTCGATCGCATCGCGCCCGGCGTCCCGCTGCTGTGGGCCTGCAAGGGCCTGGAGGCAGGCAGCGGCAAGCTGCCGCACGAGATCATCACCGAAGAGATCGGCGCGGCGGCGCGGTGCGGCGTGCTCACCGGCCCCAGCTTCGCCGCCGAAGTGGCACGCGGCCTGCCGACGGCCATCACGCTGGCGGCCGCCGACCTCGCGTTCGCCGAGACCTGGGTCGGCATGCTGCATCAGCCGCGCCTGCGCATCTATGCCAACACCGACCTGGTCGGCTGCGAGATCGGCGGAGCGGTCAAGAACGTCATGGCGATCGCCGCGGGCGTGTCGGACGGGATGGGCTTCGGCCTCAACGCCCGTGCCGCGTTGATCACCCGCGGGCTGGCCGAGATCGCGCGCCTGGGCCGGGCGCTGGGCGGCCGCGGCGAAACGCTGATGGGCCTGGCCGGCGTGGGCGACCTGATCCTCACCTGTACCGGGGATCTGTCGCGCAACCGCCGGGTGGGCCTGGCGCTCGCCCAGGGCAAGAGCCTGGCCGACATCCTGCGCGACCTCGGCCACGTCGCGGAAGGCGTGTCGACCGCGCGCGAGGTCGTCAGCCTCGCGCGCCGGCAGCAGGTCGAGATGCCGATCTGCGAGGCGGTCGACGCCCTGCTTCATCACGGCCGCGGCGCGCGGGCGGCCGTCGAACAACTCCTCGCACGCGACCCGCGCCACGAATAG
- a CDS encoding tRNA (cytidine(34)-2'-O)-methyltransferase, which yields MFDIVLFQPEIPPNTGNVIRLSANAGARLHLVEPLGFDLSDKHLARAGLDYHDLAHVTVHRGWDACRAHLCGRRFFALTTKGAVRHDEIAYREGDVLVFGPESSGLPAALLAEFPAGLRLRIPMRPTNRSINLSNAVAVVVYEAWRQHGFAGAAEAPGPA from the coding sequence ATGTTCGATATCGTCCTGTTCCAGCCCGAGATCCCGCCCAATACCGGCAACGTGATCCGCCTGTCCGCCAATGCCGGCGCCAGGCTGCATCTGGTCGAGCCGCTTGGTTTCGATCTGTCCGACAAGCATCTCGCGCGTGCCGGCCTGGATTATCACGACCTCGCCCACGTCACCGTGCATCGCGGCTGGGATGCCTGCCGTGCGCATCTTTGCGGGCGTCGTTTCTTCGCGCTGACGACGAAAGGCGCAGTGCGCCACGATGAGATCGCTTACCGCGAGGGCGACGTGCTGGTGTTCGGGCCGGAAAGCAGCGGCCTGCCCGCCGCGCTGCTGGCGGAGTTTCCTGCCGGCTTGCGGCTCCGCATCCCGATGCGCCCGACCAACCGCAGCATCAACCTGTCGAATGCGGTGGCGGTGGTGGTGTACGAAGCCTGGCGGCAGCATGGTTTCGCCGGTGCGGCGGAGGCGCCGGGCCCGGCCTGA
- a CDS encoding GNAT family N-acetyltransferase, which yields MTPAPSAALVLRPLRADDLPAVLRIQREAYGDAYQESAGVLGRKLQLAPEGCWLAEAGGEGVGYVLAHPWSDGAPPLHTEVERLPVGAEHGFVHDLAVSPCARGTGVGGRLLARVADWSHAAGHRGLRLVALADAVAFWRRLGFSGIPFRLPEGYGAGAVLMQRR from the coding sequence GTGACGCCGGCGCCGTCCGCGGCGCTCGTCCTGCGCCCGCTGCGCGCGGATGATCTGCCCGCCGTGCTGCGCATTCAGCGCGAAGCCTACGGCGATGCCTACCAGGAATCCGCCGGCGTGCTCGGCCGCAAGCTCCAATTGGCGCCGGAGGGCTGCTGGCTGGCCGAAGCGGGAGGCGAGGGCGTGGGCTACGTCCTCGCCCATCCCTGGTCGGACGGCGCGCCTCCCCTGCATACGGAAGTCGAACGCCTGCCGGTTGGTGCCGAACACGGGTTCGTCCACGACCTGGCCGTGTCGCCTTGCGCGCGCGGCACCGGCGTCGGCGGCAGGCTGCTGGCGCGCGTGGCGGACTGGTCGCACGCCGCCGGCCACCGCGGACTGCGGCTGGTGGCGTTGGCCGATGCGGTTGCCTTCTGGCGGCGGCTCGGATTCTCCGGCATCCCTTTCCGCCTGCCCGAAGGCTATGGTGCGGGCGCGGTCCTGATGCAGCGCCGCTGA
- the grxC gene encoding glutaredoxin 3 translates to MQPAIRMYSTAVCPYCVRAEQLLLRKGVTTLEKIRIDLDPARRDEMMTITGRRTVPQIFIGDYHVGGCDELHALDREGRLDPLLRGEAA, encoded by the coding sequence ATGCAGCCTGCAATCCGGATGTACTCGACCGCCGTCTGCCCCTACTGCGTAAGGGCTGAGCAACTGCTCCTGCGCAAGGGCGTGACGACGCTCGAAAAGATCCGCATCGACCTCGACCCGGCACGCCGCGACGAGATGATGACGATCACCGGACGCCGCACGGTTCCGCAGATCTTCATCGGCGACTACCATGTCGGCGGCTGCGACGAGCTCCATGCCCTCGACCGCGAGGGCCGGCTCGACCCGCTGCTGCGCGGCGAAGCCGCCTGA
- a CDS encoding murein hydrolase activator EnvC family protein: protein MAHRKGAAVRAMLASVLISLAAAGLPGVADAQSGTDLTDKRSDLDDLKRRIRDLQKDMAQTEASRSGAAEAVAEAERAVSRVQRRLREIEGERAEAEKQVAALEAQQQVVLSRIAARQGELGDWLRRHYMHGPADGVAPLLAERDPNQIARDAHYLEHLGRARLELIDGLRADLRDTRARAADIAARRDRLVGLESEQRRQRTELESVHVQRRQALAALSVQLQSQRKEVSDLQQDEQRLARLIDTLVKRAREQAAREAARRAAAERRAAEMRAAEQRAAAQRAAEQRAAEQRASQARSGEISPGPPVGTASAPAPARRVEPVVAEVARSAGPTPTNVNFGQLRGQLHFPVRGELIGRFGAQRAEGGTTWKGVFIRAASGSDVRAVAAGEVVFSDWLRGYGNLLIIDHGGDYLSVYGNNDALLKEVGAAVKGGDVVASVGAGGGVADSGLYFEIRHQGRPLDPMQWVRLR, encoded by the coding sequence GTGGCGCACCGCAAGGGAGCGGCCGTGCGCGCGATGCTCGCATCGGTCCTGATTTCGCTTGCCGCCGCGGGTCTGCCCGGGGTGGCGGATGCGCAGTCCGGAACCGATCTCACCGACAAGCGTTCCGACCTCGACGATCTCAAGCGCCGCATCCGCGATCTGCAGAAGGACATGGCGCAGACCGAGGCGTCGCGCTCGGGTGCGGCCGAGGCGGTGGCGGAGGCGGAGCGTGCGGTGTCGCGCGTGCAGCGCCGGCTGCGGGAGATCGAAGGCGAGCGCGCGGAGGCCGAGAAGCAGGTGGCGGCGCTCGAGGCGCAGCAGCAGGTGGTGCTGTCGCGCATCGCGGCGCGCCAGGGCGAACTGGGCGACTGGCTGCGCCGGCACTACATGCACGGGCCGGCCGACGGCGTGGCGCCGCTGCTCGCCGAGCGCGATCCCAACCAGATCGCGCGCGACGCGCACTATCTCGAACATCTGGGGCGTGCGCGGCTGGAACTGATCGATGGCCTGCGCGCCGACCTGCGCGATACCCGCGCCCGTGCCGCGGACATCGCCGCGCGGCGCGACCGCCTCGTGGGGCTGGAGTCCGAACAGCGCCGCCAGCGGACCGAACTCGAATCCGTCCACGTCCAGCGGCGCCAGGCGCTCGCCGCGCTGTCGGTCCAGTTGCAGAGCCAGCGCAAGGAAGTGAGCGATCTGCAGCAGGACGAACAGCGTCTTGCGCGGCTCATCGACACCCTGGTCAAGCGCGCCCGCGAACAGGCCGCGCGCGAGGCGGCCCGGCGTGCTGCCGCGGAGCGGCGGGCGGCCGAAATGAGGGCAGCGGAGCAGCGTGCCGCCGCGCAACGGGCCGCCGAGCAGCGCGCGGCGGAACAGCGCGCGTCCCAGGCGCGTTCGGGGGAAATTTCGCCGGGGCCGCCGGTCGGCACGGCATCCGCTCCGGCACCGGCGCGTCGCGTCGAGCCGGTGGTGGCGGAGGTCGCGCGCAGCGCCGGGCCGACGCCGACCAACGTCAATTTCGGCCAGTTGCGCGGCCAACTGCATTTCCCGGTGCGCGGCGAACTCATCGGACGCTTCGGTGCTCAAAGGGCGGAAGGCGGGACCACGTGGAAGGGTGTCTTCATCCGCGCTGCCAGCGGCAGCGACGTGAGGGCGGTTGCAGCAGGCGAGGTCGTCTTTTCCGACTGGCTGCGAGGCTATGGCAATCTGCTCATCATCGACCACGGCGGCGACTACCTGTCGGTCTATGGCAACAATGACGCCTTGCTGAAGGAGGTCGGCGCCGCGGTGAAGGGCGGCGACGTCGTGGCCAGCGTGGGGGCCGGCGGAGGCGTGGCGGATTCGGGTTTATACTTCGAAATCCGCCACCAGGGTCGTCCCCTCGATCCTATGCAGTGGGTCAGGCTCAGATAG
- a CDS encoding rhodanese-like domain-containing protein, with amino-acid sequence MEFLQQNWYWAALAAASGSWLLFDFVRNQGGQGVLSPVEATLLINREDAIVVDVRDQGEYAQGHVPNARHVPLAELARRTGELEKFKSRPLILYCASGARSASAVAQLKKAGFEKLYNLRGGLIEWEKAGQPVSRKRK; translated from the coding sequence GTGGAATTCCTGCAACAAAATTGGTACTGGGCTGCCCTCGCCGCGGCGAGCGGCAGTTGGCTGCTGTTCGACTTCGTCCGCAATCAGGGCGGCCAGGGCGTGCTGTCGCCGGTCGAAGCCACGCTGCTGATCAATCGCGAAGACGCCATCGTCGTCGACGTGCGCGACCAGGGCGAATATGCCCAGGGCCACGTTCCCAACGCCCGCCACGTGCCGCTCGCCGAACTCGCGCGCCGCACCGGGGAGCTCGAGAAGTTCAAGAGCCGTCCGCTGATCCTGTACTGCGCCAGCGGCGCCCGCTCGGCCTCGGCCGTGGCCCAGTTGAAGAAGGCGGGCTTCGAGAAGCTCTACAACCTGCGCGGCGGCCTGATCGAATGGGAAAAGGCTGGCCAGCCGGTCAGCCGCAAGAGGAAATGA
- the secB gene encoding protein-export chaperone SecB, translating into MTENAQPVFSIEKIYVKDLSLEVPGAPQIYLERETPEINVQLRTEGRGLDEGLYEVVLTVTVTARLGGDRNVFLIEVAQGGVFQIRNIPEGDLEPVMMIGCPNILFPYARESVSDAITRAGFQPVQLAPVNFEALYQAQREQAAVRDAGEVPIQ; encoded by the coding sequence ATGACCGAAAACGCGCAACCCGTCTTCTCCATCGAAAAGATCTACGTGAAGGATCTGTCGCTCGAAGTGCCGGGCGCCCCGCAGATCTATCTCGAACGCGAGACGCCCGAAATCAATGTCCAGTTGCGCACCGAAGGCCGCGGCCTCGACGAGGGCCTGTACGAAGTGGTCCTCACGGTCACCGTCACCGCCCGGCTCGGCGGCGACCGCAACGTATTCCTGATCGAAGTGGCCCAGGGCGGCGTCTTCCAGATCCGCAACATCCCCGAAGGCGATCTCGAGCCGGTGATGATGATCGGCTGCCCCAACATCCTGTTCCCCTACGCCCGCGAATCGGTGTCGGACGCCATCACCCGCGCCGGCTTCCAGCCCGTGCAGCTCGCGCCGGTGAATTTCGAGGCCCTCTACCAGGCCCAGCGCGAACAGGCTGCCGTGCGGGACGCCGGCGAAGTCCCCATCCAGTGA
- a CDS encoding SH3 domain-containing protein, protein MDQGARTGRLDHLDRTQRTQHQAHRPDQRDAGGGAQAADRIVDGGVRGRQGRRAGAFRPPAEGWAKVRHTDGASGYVRVNEVWGL, encoded by the coding sequence GTGGATCAAGGTGCGCGAACCGGCCGGCTCGATCACCTGGATCGAACGCAGCGCACTCAGCACCAAGCGCACCGTCCAGATCAGCGCGACGCGGGCGGTGGTGCGCAGGCAGCCGACCGAATCGTCGACGGCGGTGTTCGAGGCCGCCAAGGACGTCGTGCTGGAGCTTTCCGACCCCCCGCCGAAGGCTGGGCCAAGGTTCGCCACACCGACGGCGCTTCCGGCTACGTCCGCGTCAACGAGGTCTGGGGTCTGTGA
- a CDS encoding S41 family peptidase, with translation MRSKLKQFGLVMTGVFAGVMISLNFSANADKVALAPLPVEELRAFADVFNAIKQGYVEPVEDKRLITDAISGMLSGLDPHSAYLDAEAFKDLQVGTQGEFGGLGIEVGMEDGFVKVVSPIEDTPAFRAGVKTGDLIVKLDDTPVKGMSLNDAVKRMRGKPKTDIVLTIMRKGENRPIVITLTREIIKVQSVKSKIVEPGYGYVRIAQFQENTAASLVQHLDKLAKGNDLKGMVLDLRNDPGGLLHGAVGVAAAFLPANTLVVSTDGRTEDAKREYRASPEDYLRGTRDDFLRNVPPTARDLPMVVLVNGGSASASEIVAGALQDHKRAVVMGTQTFGKGSVQTILPLNNNTAIKLTTARYYTPSGRSIQAKGIEPDIVVEDTANGSSKRVREADLQRHLGNDKDPDAERKTEQKDKTAAPAEDEAAEQPRFELAGKDDRQLDQAINLLKGLQIVQSKSK, from the coding sequence ATGCGCAGCAAGCTGAAGCAGTTCGGACTGGTCATGACGGGCGTGTTCGCCGGCGTGATGATCAGCCTCAATTTTTCCGCCAATGCCGACAAGGTGGCGCTGGCGCCCTTGCCGGTCGAGGAACTGCGCGCGTTCGCCGACGTGTTCAACGCGATCAAGCAGGGCTACGTGGAGCCCGTCGAGGACAAGAGGCTCATCACCGATGCGATCAGCGGCATGCTGTCCGGGCTCGATCCGCATTCGGCCTATCTGGACGCCGAGGCGTTCAAGGATCTCCAGGTCGGTACGCAGGGCGAATTCGGCGGGCTGGGCATCGAGGTCGGCATGGAGGACGGCTTCGTCAAGGTCGTCTCGCCGATCGAGGACACGCCCGCGTTCCGCGCCGGCGTGAAGACGGGCGACCTGATCGTCAAGCTCGACGACACGCCGGTGAAGGGCATGAGCCTGAACGACGCGGTCAAGCGCATGCGCGGCAAGCCCAAGACCGACATCGTGCTGACCATCATGCGCAAGGGCGAGAACCGCCCGATCGTGATCACGCTGACGCGCGAGATCATCAAGGTGCAGAGCGTGAAGTCGAAGATCGTCGAGCCCGGCTACGGGTACGTGCGCATCGCCCAGTTCCAGGAAAACACCGCGGCCTCGCTGGTGCAGCATCTCGACAAGCTCGCCAAGGGCAACGACCTGAAGGGCATGGTGCTGGATCTGCGCAACGATCCGGGCGGCCTGCTGCACGGTGCCGTCGGCGTGGCCGCCGCCTTCCTGCCGGCCAACACCCTGGTGGTGTCGACCGACGGCCGCACCGAGGACGCCAAGCGCGAGTATCGCGCTTCCCCCGAGGACTACCTGCGCGGTACGCGCGACGATTTCCTGCGCAACGTGCCGCCCACGGCGCGCGACCTGCCGATGGTGGTGCTGGTGAACGGCGGTTCGGCGTCGGCTTCCGAGATCGTCGCCGGTGCGCTGCAGGATCACAAACGCGCGGTGGTGATGGGGACGCAGACCTTCGGCAAGGGCTCGGTGCAGACCATCCTGCCGCTCAACAACAACACCGCGATCAAGCTCACCACCGCGCGCTACTACACCCCGAGCGGGCGCTCCATCCAGGCCAAGGGAATCGAGCCGGACATCGTCGTCGAGGACACCGCGAACGGCTCGAGCAAGCGTGTGCGCGAGGCCGACCTGCAGCGCCACCTCGGCAACGACAAGGACCCGGACGCCGAGCGCAAGACCGAGCAGAAGGACAAGACCGCCGCGCCGGCCGAGGACGAGGCGGCGGAGCAGCCGCGCTTCGAACTGGCGGGCAAGGACGACCGCCAGCTCGACCAGGCGATCAACCTTCTCAAGGGGCTGCAGATCGTCCAGAGCAAGAGCAAGTAG